The following is a genomic window from Candidatus Omnitrophota bacterium.
AATAAGGTATGCGCGTCTGCCAAGGCGCGGCATTTAAAAGATGCCTGGCAGAAACCTATGAGGTGGTAACATGAAAAAAGATGACTTCAGGGACGATTTCACCAAAGAGGACCCTTGGCGGGTTTTCAGGATCATGTCTGAGTTCGTTGAGGGCTTTGAGGTGCTCTCTGGCATCGGCAAGGCAGTATCCATTTTCGGCTCATCAAGGCTGAGCCGTCAGGATAAATATTATAAAGTAACGGAGGAGATCGCCTATTCTCTCGCCAGGGAAGGTTATGCTGTAATTACAGGAGGCGGCCCCGGGCTTATGGAGGCGGCAAACAAGGGAGCGGCCAGGGCAAAAGGCAGGTCAATCGGGCTGAACATCCAGATCCCGTCGGAACAGAAAGCCAACCCTTACGTGAAGACCCTGCTTGATTTTCATTATTTTTTCGTGCGCAAGGTCATGTTCGTCAAATACGCCAAGGCATACGTGGTCATGCCCGGAGGCTTCGGCACTCTTGACGAACTTTTTGAATCGCTTAATCTGATACAGACAGAGCGCATCCAGAGATTTCCCGTAGTGCTTGTGGGTAAGGTCTATTGGAAGGAGCTGGTGGCCTGGATAAAACAGACGGCGGTACAGAGAGGGTGCGTGCCTGAGCAAGACCTTCGCATATTCACAGTGGTGGATGAGCCGAAAGAGGTGGTCTCAGCCATCCGGAAATTCTACCGTAAATGAAGAACAGGGTAAAAGTCATTGTCCTGCGCAGCGCGGGGACAAATTGTGATAAAGAAACGGCCTTTGCCTTTAAGTCGGCCGGGGCCGAAGCGGAACTTGTGCATATAAACGAGTTGTGCTCGGGGAAAAAGAGTTTATCGTCTTATCAGATACTCGCCATACCCGGAGGTTTCTCCTACGGCGATGATCTGGGGGCGGGCAAGATCCTTTCCGTTGAATTGAAGCACAGTTTGCGCGATGACCTGCGCGGGTTTATTGCCGGCGGCAAGTTGATAATAGGCATATGCAATGGATTTCAGGTATTGGCCAGGGCGGGGCTTTTGCCGGGAAACGGAGATTTTACCCAGGAGGCGACTTTGATGCTGAATACGTCGGGAAAATTTGAAGATAGATGGACGTATTTAAAAAGTAGAAATGATACGCTTTGTGTGTGGACGAGAAATCTGCCGGAGATCATTTATCTTCCCGTCGCTCACGGCGAGGGCAATTTCCAGGTAAAGGATAAGGCGGCGCTGGAAAGGATTAAGGGGAACGGCCAGGTTGTTTTTCAGTATTGCACGGAATACGGCAACCCGGCAGGTTACCCTTATAATCCAAACGGTTCAGTCGACAATATCGCCGGTATTTGCGACAAAACAGGCAGGATACTGGGGCTTATGCCCCATCCTGAAAGGCACGTTCAGAAAACTCAAGGCCCCAGATGGGCTTCTATGAAAGAGCCGTTTGGGCCGGAGGGAATCCAGATCTTTAAAAACGGAGTAGAATATGCGAAGAAAAACTTATTATCCTAAGGAATACTGCGGGCTTTTCGGGGTGCACGGAAATAAGTACGCGAGTTATCTGACTTATTCCGGGCTCTACGCCTTGCAGCACAGGGGCGAGGAGTCGGCAGGCATTGTTTCCTATAACGGGAGATCAATGAAGTTCCACAAGGGCATGGGCCTGGTTTCCGACGTGTTCAATGCCGAATCGCTGAAGCGGCTCTGCGGCAGAATGGCAATAGGGCACGTGCGCTATTCCACTACCGGCTCGAGCCTGGTGAAGAACGCCCAGCCGCTGGTGATCGATTACCTCAAGGGCTCCATAGCCATCGCGCATAACGGCAACCTCGTGAACGCGGCGGAATTAAGGTCAGAGCTGGAAAAGGCCGGTTCCATATTCCAGAGCACCACCGACTCCGAGATCATAGTCCATCTTATGGCAAAGTCAAAACAGCGCTCCACAGAAGAGCGGCTGCGTTACGCGCTCAAGAGGGTCAAAGGCGCCTACTCCTTGCTGCTGATGGATGACAGGCAGATCATCGGCGTAAGGGACCCCCATGGATTCAGGCCTTTATGCCTGGGAAAACTTAATGGGGCATGGTGCCTGGCTTCGGAGACCTGCGCCTTTGACCTTATCGGAGCAAAGTTCGTAAGAGAAATTGAGCCGGGTGAAATAGTGTTTTTAACCAAGCGCGGCGTGCGCTCTGTGCATCCGCCTGAGCTGAAAGTGCGCGCTAAAGCGATGTGCATATTTGAGCATATTTATTTTGCCAGGCCCGATTCCATGGTTTTCGGCGAGACAGTGCACAGGGTAAGACGGCGCTTAGGCGAGCAGTTAGCGCTGGAGCATCCGGCTGTGGCGGATATCGTAGTGCCCGTGCCTGACTCAGGCACATCCGCGGCATTGGGCTTCAGCGAGAAGTCAAGGATACCTCTTGAATGGGGCATTATCAGGAACCACTACGTAGGCAGGACATTTATCCAGCCCAAGCAGGAGATAAGGGACCTGAACGTCAAGATCAAATTCAATATCCTCAAGGACGTGGTCAAGGGCAGGCGCATAGTAGTTGTGGATGATTCCATAGTCAGGGGCACGACGTCGCGCAAGCGCGTAAAGAATCTAAGGCAGGCAGGCGCCAAGCAGGTGCACCTGAGGATCTCCTGCCCGCCCCATATACATCCCTGTTTTTATGGGATCGATTTTCCCAGGTCATCGGAGCTGCTGGCGCGCAAGATGAGCTTAAAGAGGATCAAAAGGTTTTTAGGGGTGGACAGCGTGGGCTATCTGAGCTTGAAGGGGTTGTTGAAGTCGGTCTGCCTGCCCAAGCAGAACTACTGTGTTGCCTGTTTTACCGGGAAATATCCCATCAAGGTCAAAAAGGCGGATAAATATATGCTGGAGAACTGCTGATGGACTACAAAAAGTCAGGGGTGGATATAACCAGGGCAGGTATTTTTAAGGCGAAGATAAAGCCGCTGGTGAGAAGGTCCTTCAACAAGGACGTGCTCAGGGATATCGGCGGGTTCGGGAGTTTTTTCAGGTTACCCAAAGGCCTCTACGCGGATCCCATCCTGGTATCTTCTTCGGACGGCGTGGGCACCAAGTTAAAACTCGCCGTCCTTGCCGGAAAACACGATACAGTCGGCATTGACGCGGTGGCGATGAACGTAAATGATATTCTGTGCGTCGGGGCGCGGCCTTTGTTTTTTCTGGATTACATCGCTTACAGCAAAGTTGGGGCGGGCGTGCTTGTGGACGTAGTCAAGGGCATAACCGAAGGTTGTATCCAGGCGGGCTGTGCTCTTGTGGGCGGCGAGACCGCGCAGATGCCCGGGATGTACAAGGCAGGCGATTACGACCTTGCCGGTTTTTGCGTAGGCGTGGTTGAGCGTAAAAGTATTATTGACGGCGCGAAGATCAGTCCGGGCGATACTGTCATTGGCTTAGAATCAAGCGGTATTCATTCTAACGGATATTCCCTGGTAAGAAAGGCCCTTTCGCGGGGCGATCTGAGAAAATACAGCAAAGAATTACTTGAACCCACGCGCATATATGTCAAGCCCGTGTTATCGTTATTGAAATATCAAAGCATCAGAGGCATTGCCCATATCACCGGCGGGGCGTTTTACGATAAGATCGCGCGGATTTTACCCGATAATGTGAATGTCAGGATTTATAAGGATTCCTGGCAGGTATCCAGGATATTCCGGCTTATTCAGAGTAAGGGCGATATTGAAGACAGAGAGATGTATCATACCTTTAATATGGGCATAGGTATGGTTTTGGTTGTCGCGCCCGGCGCGGCAAAGAAGACGATCTCAAAACTGGCGCAGTCAAAGCTTAAGTCCTGTGTCATCGGAGAGGTCGTCAGGGGCAAAGGGAAAGTAGAGATTGTATAGATGGAATTCACTGGTAAGGTAGTTGATTTATCGGGATTGCTTGATTATCAGGATTCCGCGGTGGTAAGCAGGGAGATCATCAAGAAGGACGCGGGCACGGTCACCCTGTTTGCCTTTGACAAGGGCCAGGGGCTAAGCGAACACACCGCGCCCTTTGACGCGCTGGTCTACATAGTTGACGGCTCGGCAGAAGTAATGATTTCCGGCAGGCCGAATAAACTGAAGGCAGGTCAGATGATCATTATGCCGGCGAACAAACCGCACGCCTTAAAGGCGATAGAAAGATTTAAAATGCTGTTGGTCATGGTCAGGAAATAAATATGAAGATCCTCGTCATCGGTTCAGGCGGCAGGGAACACGCGTTGGTTTGGAAGATCGCCCAGTCAAAGTTGGTGAGCAAGATCTTTTGCGCGCCGGGTAACGGCGGGATCAGTCAACAGGCAGAGTGCGTAGATATAAAGGCGGATGACATCGCGAAGTTATTAGATTTCGCGCGCAGGGAAAAAATTGACTTGACCGTTGTGGGGCCTGAAGCGCCGCTTGCCGCGGGGATCGTTGACGAATTCACCAATTATAAATTAAGGATTTTCGGGCCGCAGAAAATGGCCGCGCGGTTAGAGGCAAGCAAGGTCTTTGCCAAGGAATTAATGGCAAAATATAAGGTGCCGACCGCGGATTTTGATATCTTTGAGGACGCGGACGCTGCCAGGAAATACATTGATAAGATCGGTGCGCCTTGTGTGATAAAGGCAGACGGACTGGCTCAGGGAAAAGGCGTGGTAGTAGCTAAAACCGCTGATGAGGCAAAAAAGGCGGTCAGCGCGATGATGCAGGAAAAGATATTCGGCGCTGCCGGCAAGAGGATAATCATTGAGGAGTGCCTGCAAGGTCAGGAGGCCTCCATACTTGTTTTCACGGATTCAAAAGAAGTCATCGCGCTGGCTTCAGCGCAGGACCACAAACGGGTCTTTGACAACGATGAGGGCCCGAATACCGGCGGGATGGGGGCTTATTCTCCGGCGCCGGTAGTCACCGCGCCGTTGTTCAAAGAGATCCTGGAAAAGGTAGTTTACCGCACCATAGACGGCCTGGTAAAAGAAGGCATAACCTATAAAGGTGTCTTGTACGCCGGTATTATGCTGACCAAAGAGGGCCCTAAAACTTTAGAGTTTAACGCGCGTTTCGGCGATCCCGAGACACAGGCGATCTTGCCGCGTTTACAATCCGATCTGGTAGAGGTGATGCTTGCGGTAAGCGAGCAGAAACTTTCCCGCCTGAAAATACTGGATTGGGACAGCCGCGCCTGCGTCTGCGTTGTCCTGGCCTCAGGCGGCTATCCGGGTAATTATGAAAAAGGCAGGGAGATCAGCGGGCTTGATGAGGCGGCTAAGGTTAAAGACGCGGTAGTGTTTCACGCCGGCACCAGGAAGGACAAGGACAGATTTTATACAAACGGCGGAAGGGTCATGGGCGTCACCGGGTTGGGGGAGGATATCAAAACAGCAATTGAACATACATATAGCGCGGTTGAGAAGATCAGTTTTGAAGGCATGCATTATAGAAAAGATATAGGGTGGAGAGCGGTTAAAGGAGGGCAACATTAATGGCGAGTAAAGTCAGTGTCATAATGGGCAGCGCGTCTGATTTAAGCGTTGTTAAGGCATGCACGGATATGCTCAAGGAGTTCGGTATAAGTTTTGAATTAAAGGTGTTGTCCGCGCACCGCACTCCGAAGGAGTTAGAGAAGTATACGCGTAGCGCGGAAGGCCGCGGCATCAAACTGTTTATCGCGGCCGCGGGCGGTTCCGCGGCGCTTGCCGGAGTTATCGCTTCTTTCACCACGCTTCCGGTCATCGGCATCCCCATCCCTACCAAAGCCCTTAAAGGATTGGATTCTTTGCTTTCCACCGTGCAGATGCCAAAGGGCGTTCCGGTGGCATCAATGGCGATAGGCGAGGCAGGGGCTGGTAACGCCGGCATATTGGCCGCGCAGATCCTGGGTTTAAGCGATAAAAAGATAAAACAGAAACTAACCAGGCATAAGAAAAATATGGCGGCAAAGGTGCTGAAGATAAAAGTCAGATTATGATTGAAACAGCATACGTAAGGATAAACGATGTTGTCCCGGACAGGAGCGTAATGCTTGACGCCGTAAAAGCGCTTAAAAAAGGCGGCATCGTTGCCTTTCCCACTGAAACCGTATATGGCCTGGCGGCAGACAGCCGCAATAAAAAGGCGATAAGGCGGCTTTACGAGATAAAACAGAGGCCTGACTCAAAGCCGTTTTCCCTGCTCGTCGGCAGCAAGGACAGCGTGGATAAGTTTTCAAAATCCCCGCCGATGGCTGTTTACAAGCTTATGGCTAAATTCTGGCCGGGCCCGCTGACGATAGTCATGCCTTCCGGGAATTCAAAGGTGGGCTTGAGGATGCCGGACAACGTGGTCGCCTTGATGCTTATCAGCGAATCAGGCCTGGAGCTTGCCGCGCCGTCCGCGAATATCGCGGATAAAGCGCCTTGCCTTAGCGCCGACGAAGTGATGGAGCAGTTTAGCGGCAAGATAGATATAGTTTTAGACGGGGGAGAGGCCAAATTAGGCAGGGAGTCCACGGTTGTTGAAGTTGACGCCGCCAACAGCGTGACTGTTTTGCGGGAAGGCGCCATTAAGGCGGAGGATGCCGTCAAGGCGGCCAGGACCAAGACAGTGCTTTTGGTCTGTACAGGCAATACCTGCCGTTCTGTGATGGCGGAAGGCCTGCTTAAACAAAAGACAAAGGACAGGCTGTCTGTTGAAGTCGTCTCTGCCGGGATTTCAGCGCTTTCAGGCATGCCTGCTACGGCCGAGACGCTTTCGCTGTTGAGCAAGGAAGGTATTGATATGTCCGGCCACAAGTCAAGGCGCGTTAGTATGGATATGCTTAAAAGCGCGGACCTCATACTCGTTATGGAGCGCATCCATAAGGAACGCATAAAGGAAATGGCGCCGGAAATAGAAAATAAAGTGTTTTTATTGAAAGAATTTGCTAAAATAAAGGACGGCAACAGCGATATCAAAGATCCCATAGGCGGATCCATAGACACATATATGAATATTTTTTATATAATCAAGGATACAATAGAAAGGATAAGCAAAACAATACTATGAAGATAGTCATAGGCGCCGACCACGGCGGGTTTAAGTTGAAGGAGGAGCTCCTGCGTTTCCTGAAGAAGAAGGGCATCGAGGTTTCTGATTTCGGCACGTATTCCGAGGAATCCTGCGATTATCCCGAGATCTCATACAGAGTTGCCAGGGCCGTGTCTAAAAAGCAATACAACAGAGGTATCTTGATCTGTAAAAGCGGCATAGGCAATTCCATCGTCGCCAACAAGGTGCGGGGCGTGAGGGCGGCATTGGCCTATAATTTGAAGGCGGCAGAATTTTCCCGCCGGCACAATGACGCCAACGTGCTGGTGCTGGGGGCGTCGTTTGTCACCGGCGATACGGCAAAAAAGATAGTAGATGCCTGGTTGAATACGGAGTTTGAAGGCGGCAGGCACAGCCGCCGCGTCAGGCAGATATCGGCTATAGAGAAAAAAATTGACAGGAGGGTTGAGTGAAACACCACATACAGTCAGTTGACCCGGAGATTTACAAGGCGATAACCAGCGAGATCGAGCGCGAGGAGAAGACCATAGAACTCATCGCTTCGGAGAATTTCGCGCCTTTGGCAGTGCTTGAGGCGCAGGGTTCCGTGATGACCAATAAGTACGCCGAGGGCTATCCTGCCAGCCGCTGGTACGGCGGATGCGAGTTCGTTGACGACGCGGAGCGCCTTGCCATTGAGCGCGCCAAGGAGCTTTTCGGCGCGGAGCACGCCAACGTGCAGGCGCATTCGGGAACGCAGGCGAATATGGCGGTGTATTTTGCCGCGCTTGAGGTGGGAGATACGGTCATGGCTATGGACCTTGCCTGCGGAGGCCACCTTTCCCACGGCCACCCGCACAATTTTTCCGGCAGGTTCTACAAGATCATTCCCTACGGCGTAAACAGGGAAACAGAGCGCATTGATATGGATGAGATCCGCCTCCTTGCCAGGAGGCACAGGCCCAAGATGATACTGGTGGGCGCCTCCGCCTATTCGCGCGTATTTGACTTTAAGGAATTCAGGGACATATGTGATTCGGTTGGGGCGTATCTTTTTGTGGATATGGCTCATATTGCCGGCCTCATCGCGGCGGGGGTCCATCCCAGCCCGTTTCCCTATGCTGATTTCGTAACTACTACCACGCATAAGACACTGCGCGGGCCCAGAGGCGGCGTTGTGTTCTGCCGCGGCCAGTTTGCCAAAAAAATTGACGGCTATGTATTTCCCGGCATACAGGGAGGGCCGCTTATGCACGTTATAGCGGCCAAGGCGATCGCCTTTAAACTCGCGGCGACGGAGGAATTCAAGGCATACCAGCGCCAGGTGGCAAAGAACGCCAAGGCGCTTGCCGAAGCAATGGCCTCTTTCGGCTACCGGCTGGTGTCGGGCGGTACCGATAATCATCTTGCGCTCGTGGATCTGACGCCCAGGAAGGTATGCGGCAGGGACGCGCAGGTGGCGCTTGAGAAGGCCGGTATCACAGTGAATAAGAACCTCATACCTTATGACCGGTTAAGCCCCATGCTTACCAGCGGAATACGGCTGGGAGCTCCCGCGGTCACTACCAGGGGAATGAAGGAAAATGAAATGAAACAGATCGTTTCATTGATAAACGAAGCGATCCTGGCGAGGAGCGACGACGGTAAATTGGAGGATATCCGCGGAAGGGCATACGCCTTGACCGCCAGGTTCCCGATCTACCCCGAATTAAAATGAAAGACAACCGCCCCGGATGGGATGAATACTTTATCGGTATTGCCAAGCTTGTGGCAAAGCGCTCTACGTGCCTGCGCAGGCAGGTGGGGGCTTTGATCGTCAAGGACAGGAGAATACTTGCCACCGGCTACAACGGCACACCCTCAGGCATCAAGCATTGTTTTGAAGCCGGCTGCCTCAGGGAGAAACTCAAGATACCTTCCGGCGAGCGCCATGAACTCTGCCGCGGGCTGCACGCCGAACAAAACGCGCTGCTTCAGGCCGCGCTCTACGGCATAAGCGTCAAGGACTCATCGTTCTACATAACCAACCAGCCCTGCATCATCTGCGCCAAGATGCTTATAAACGCCGGAGTGAAAGAGGTCGTTATCTCCGACGGTTATCCGGATAAGATGTCGGCGGAATTCCTCAAAGAGGCGGGGATAAGAGTCAGAAAGAAGAAGTGAAGTGCCCTTTTTGCCATTATAGAGAAAGCAGTGTAGTTGATTCGCGCCCTACATCAGCCAACGCCGGGATCAGGCGCAGGCGCCAGTGCCTGAAATGCTCAAAGCGGTTCACCACTTACGAATACAACGAGGAGCTTCCCATGATGGTGGTGAAGAAAGACGGCCGGCGCCAGGCATTTGACAGAAAGAAGATCCTGAACGGCATAGTAAAGGCCTGCGAGAAAAGGCAGGTAAGTGTAAAGAAGATGGAGCAGATAGTAGCCGGCATAGAGCGGCATATCCATAAGAAGTTTGACCGCGAAGTCGGTTCTACCTACATAGGCGAGAAGGTAATGGAGCATTTGGCCGCGCTTGACGATGTGGCCTACGTGCGCTTTGCCTCAGTGTACAGGCAGTTTAAGGACGTCAACCAATTCATGAAAGAGCTGAAAGACATGTTCAACAAGGGAAAGAAGAAGGCGCGGAGATGATCATATGATTGAAGTAGGGTTAAACAAGATAATAATAGACGAGAAAAGGCACGATCAGGTCATCGTGCTCAAAGAGAAGAAGGGCGAGCGGCTGCTGCCTATCGTCATAGGGTCCACGGAGGCATCCGCCATAAAGATGGAGGTAAGCGGTTTTACCCCGCCGCGGCCGTTGACGCACGATCTGCTGTTAAACACCATTACCGAACTTGATTCCCGCATAGATTATGTCCTTATAGACAAGCTGGAGCAGAGCACATACCACGCCAAGCTCTACCTGAAATATGACGGCAGGCAGAAGGTCGTGGATGCCAGGCCGTCGGACAGCATCGCCCTGGCAGTGCGCGCCAGGGCGCCGATCTTTGTGGAAGAGGATATATTTAAGCAGTCTAACCCGCTGAAGGAAAAATAGGCGTTTTCCCGCCGCGTATGCTTAGCACTTCACTAATAAAGAGCGACCCCCTCATAAAAAAGCTTATTCAGTATATTTCCCGGCAAAAAAGGCGGCCCGGGCTCTACATTGTGGGCGGTTTCCTCAGGGACATATTCCTCAAGCGCCGCAAAGACGTGGTGGATATTGACTTCGCGGTCGGCAGGAATGCCGTCGCCTTTGCCCGCGGCTTTGCCCGCCAGATCAAGGCGGGATTTGTGGTGCTGGATAAGGCGCGCGGCTGCGCCAGGGTCGTATACAAGACAAAGCAAATGCACTATACCCTTGATTTTACCGATTTTCGCGGCAGGGACCTGAAGGATGATATGCTCCATCGCGACTTTACCATCAACGCCCTTGCCCTGGATGTGGCGCGGCTTAAGGCAGGCAGGCGGCTTGAGGACTGCGTAATTGATTTTCACGGCGGGCTCAAAGACATCAAGCTGAAAAAAATAAGGGCGGCATCAGAGTCATCTTTTAAAGATGATCCCTTGAGGGTATTAAGGGCGTTCAGCGCGAAGGCGATGTTCGGATTCAATATAGATAAACAGACCTTGAGATCAGCGCTGAAAAGCAAAGAGAAATTAAGGGGCGTTTCTTATGAGCGTATAAGAGACGAGTTGTTCAAGATATTTGAAAGCGAGAACGCCTGCAAAACCATAAAAGAACTGGATGATCTGAAGATACTTTATGTTGTCCTGCCTCAGTTAAGGGTCATGCGCGGGGTTGACCAGGGGCCGTATCACCATCTTGACGTCTGGGGGCATTCGTTGGAGGCGCTTAAACAGTTTGAGGCGCTGCTTAAGGAGATTAAACGCGACAAGAAGATAGGCCCATATCTCGGCACTATCCTCTCTCCCACAAGGAGCCGGCTGGGTTTATTAAAGTTTGCCTGCCTTCTGCATGACATAGGCAAACCGGAAAGCCGCGTGCGCAGGGAAGGTAAGATCATATTCCACGGCCACGAGCGCTGCGCCCTGAAGATAGTCCGCGGGATCACGGAGATGTTGAAACTTTCGCAGGACGAGTATTACGCGTTGAAGAAGATCGTCTTCTGGCATTTACGCCCCGGATACCTCGCGGATATAGAAACGCTCAGCGAGCGGGCAAGGTTCCGTTTCTTCAGGGATACGGCAGAGGAGGCGGTAAGCGTGCTTTTGCTCGCGATCGCCGACCAGCGCGCGACAAGAGGGCCGCTTACGGCGGGCGAGGACCGCAGGCATCACGAGAAGGTCTGCCTTGAGCTCGCGCGCGAGTTCTTCATCCGTAAGGGCCGGGAAAAGATCGTGCGGTTGATAGACGGAAATGACCTGATAAAGATATTAAAACTTACGCCTTCCCCGATTTTCAGTAAGATCCTGGACGAAGTAGAAGAGGCGCAGGCGGCCGGAGAGATAACAACAAAGAAACAGGCGCTGGCGCTGGCGCGTTCATTAGCTAAGATATGAAAGATATAAGTTATTTAGGCACAGCTGTGCGGGCCGCGAGGCGGGCCGGCGTGATCCACAAAAAATACTTCCAGAAAGGGTTTAGGGTGCGGACGAAGTCCTCGTCCTTTGACCTTCTGACCAATGCCGATACAGAGGCGGAGAAGGCGGTTGTCTCGTTGATAAAAAGCCGTTTTCCCGAACATAACTTTCTTGCCGAAGAATACCGTTATAAAAAGACCGGTTCGGAATATACCTGGATCATTGACCCGCTTGACGGCACAAATAACTTTGCCTGCGGACTGCCGATCTTTTGCGCTTCGGTCGCGCTGGCGCGTAAAGATAAGGTGATAGCCGGCGCTATTTACGACGTAACGCGCGATGAGCTGTTTTACGCCGAGAAGGGCAAAGGCGCGTTTCTTAACGCGAAGCCCATCAGGGTCAATTCAGCGGCTACCCTAAGGCAGGCCATGCTCATAACCGGATTCTATTACGACAGAGGCAGGGAAATGGTTAAGAGCCTGGAGACCATCAAGCGCTTCTTGTTTCGGCGGATCCTGGGGCTGCGCCGTCTGGGCGCCGCGGCGCTGGATCTTTGTTATGTGGCCTCAGGCCGGGCAGCGGGTTTCTGGGAGTTTGAGTTAAGCCCCTGGGATTTTGCCGCGGGCAAGCTGATCGTTGAGGAGGCAGGAGGCAGGGTCACAGGAAAAAACGGCGAGGGGGTACCGCTTGACAGGAAGCATTTTATCGTGTCTTCAAACGGAAAGATACACAGGCAGATGCTTGCGGTAATAAAGGAAAGATAGTATAATATCATAATGGATATCAAGGGCTGTGAAATAAAGATCATTCAAGGGGATATAACCGCGCAGAAGGTTGACGCGATAGTCAACGCCGCCAACAATAAGCTGGTCATGGGCGGCGGCGTGGCGGGCGCGATAAAGCGCAAAGGCGGCAAAGAGATAGAGGATGAAGCTGTCAAAAAAGGCCCCATAGCCATAGGTGAGGCAGTCGCGACTAAGGCGGGCAAACTCAGCGCGAAGTTTGTGATACACGCCGTGACCATGGGAATGGACTTCCAGACCGACGAGAAAAAGATACGGCTTTCCTGCCGGAACGCGCTGCGGGCCGCCGAGGAATTAAAAGTAAAGTCCCTTGCCTTTCCCGCGCTTGGCTGCGGAGTGGGGGGATTTTCTCTTGTTGCCGCGGCTAAGATAATGTCTCAGGAAGTGTTGAGGCATCTAAGATACAGCGATTCGCGGCTTAAAGAGATCGTGTTCGCGCTTTATGATAAGGAGGGTTTTGAAATATTTGACAAGCACGTAAACGGTTATTTAGATTATATGCTCAATAAATTAGGCAACGGCCCTTATGTCACCGTGGACGCCTTAATAGAGATGCCTGACAACAGGATAGTTTTA
Proteins encoded in this region:
- a CDS encoding TIGR00730 family Rossman fold protein; translated protein: MKKDDFRDDFTKEDPWRVFRIMSEFVEGFEVLSGIGKAVSIFGSSRLSRQDKYYKVTEEIAYSLAREGYAVITGGGPGLMEAANKGAARAKGRSIGLNIQIPSEQKANPYVKTLLDFHYFFVRKVMFVKYAKAYVVMPGGFGTLDELFESLNLIQTERIQRFPVVLVGKVYWKELVAWIKQTAVQRGCVPEQDLRIFTVVDEPKEVVSAIRKFYRK
- the purQ gene encoding phosphoribosylformylglycinamidine synthase I — encoded protein: MKNRVKVIVLRSAGTNCDKETAFAFKSAGAEAELVHINELCSGKKSLSSYQILAIPGGFSYGDDLGAGKILSVELKHSLRDDLRGFIAGGKLIIGICNGFQVLARAGLLPGNGDFTQEATLMLNTSGKFEDRWTYLKSRNDTLCVWTRNLPEIIYLPVAHGEGNFQVKDKAALERIKGNGQVVFQYCTEYGNPAGYPYNPNGSVDNIAGICDKTGRILGLMPHPERHVQKTQGPRWASMKEPFGPEGIQIFKNGVEYAKKNLLS
- the purF gene encoding amidophosphoribosyltransferase — its product is MRRKTYYPKEYCGLFGVHGNKYASYLTYSGLYALQHRGEESAGIVSYNGRSMKFHKGMGLVSDVFNAESLKRLCGRMAIGHVRYSTTGSSLVKNAQPLVIDYLKGSIAIAHNGNLVNAAELRSELEKAGSIFQSTTDSEIIVHLMAKSKQRSTEERLRYALKRVKGAYSLLLMDDRQIIGVRDPHGFRPLCLGKLNGAWCLASETCAFDLIGAKFVREIEPGEIVFLTKRGVRSVHPPELKVRAKAMCIFEHIYFARPDSMVFGETVHRVRRRLGEQLALEHPAVADIVVPVPDSGTSAALGFSEKSRIPLEWGIIRNHYVGRTFIQPKQEIRDLNVKIKFNILKDVVKGRRIVVVDDSIVRGTTSRKRVKNLRQAGAKQVHLRISCPPHIHPCFYGIDFPRSSELLARKMSLKRIKRFLGVDSVGYLSLKGLLKSVCLPKQNYCVACFTGKYPIKVKKADKYMLENC
- the purM gene encoding phosphoribosylformylglycinamidine cyclo-ligase, whose translation is MDYKKSGVDITRAGIFKAKIKPLVRRSFNKDVLRDIGGFGSFFRLPKGLYADPILVSSSDGVGTKLKLAVLAGKHDTVGIDAVAMNVNDILCVGARPLFFLDYIAYSKVGAGVLVDVVKGITEGCIQAGCALVGGETAQMPGMYKAGDYDLAGFCVGVVERKSIIDGAKISPGDTVIGLESSGIHSNGYSLVRKALSRGDLRKYSKELLEPTRIYVKPVLSLLKYQSIRGIAHITGGAFYDKIARILPDNVNVRIYKDSWQVSRIFRLIQSKGDIEDREMYHTFNMGIGMVLVVAPGAAKKTISKLAQSKLKSCVIGEVVRGKGKVEIV
- a CDS encoding cupin domain-containing protein; translation: MEFTGKVVDLSGLLDYQDSAVVSREIIKKDAGTVTLFAFDKGQGLSEHTAPFDALVYIVDGSAEVMISGRPNKLKAGQMIIMPANKPHALKAIERFKMLLVMVRK
- the purD gene encoding phosphoribosylamine--glycine ligase, with protein sequence MKILVIGSGGREHALVWKIAQSKLVSKIFCAPGNGGISQQAECVDIKADDIAKLLDFARREKIDLTVVGPEAPLAAGIVDEFTNYKLRIFGPQKMAARLEASKVFAKELMAKYKVPTADFDIFEDADAARKYIDKIGAPCVIKADGLAQGKGVVVAKTADEAKKAVSAMMQEKIFGAAGKRIIIEECLQGQEASILVFTDSKEVIALASAQDHKRVFDNDEGPNTGGMGAYSPAPVVTAPLFKEILEKVVYRTIDGLVKEGITYKGVLYAGIMLTKEGPKTLEFNARFGDPETQAILPRLQSDLVEVMLAVSEQKLSRLKILDWDSRACVCVVLASGGYPGNYEKGREISGLDEAAKVKDAVVFHAGTRKDKDRFYTNGGRVMGVTGLGEDIKTAIEHTYSAVEKISFEGMHYRKDIGWRAVKGGQH
- the purE gene encoding 5-(carboxyamino)imidazole ribonucleotide mutase, with protein sequence MASKVSVIMGSASDLSVVKACTDMLKEFGISFELKVLSAHRTPKELEKYTRSAEGRGIKLFIAAAGGSAALAGVIASFTTLPVIGIPIPTKALKGLDSLLSTVQMPKGVPVASMAIGEAGAGNAGILAAQILGLSDKKIKQKLTRHKKNMAAKVLKIKVRL
- a CDS encoding L-threonylcarbamoyladenylate synthase; its protein translation is MIETAYVRINDVVPDRSVMLDAVKALKKGGIVAFPTETVYGLAADSRNKKAIRRLYEIKQRPDSKPFSLLVGSKDSVDKFSKSPPMAVYKLMAKFWPGPLTIVMPSGNSKVGLRMPDNVVALMLISESGLELAAPSANIADKAPCLSADEVMEQFSGKIDIVLDGGEAKLGRESTVVEVDAANSVTVLREGAIKAEDAVKAARTKTVLLVCTGNTCRSVMAEGLLKQKTKDRLSVEVVSAGISALSGMPATAETLSLLSKEGIDMSGHKSRRVSMDMLKSADLILVMERIHKERIKEMAPEIENKVFLLKEFAKIKDGNSDIKDPIGGSIDTYMNIFYIIKDTIERISKTIL
- the rpiB gene encoding ribose 5-phosphate isomerase B gives rise to the protein MKIVIGADHGGFKLKEELLRFLKKKGIEVSDFGTYSEESCDYPEISYRVARAVSKKQYNRGILICKSGIGNSIVANKVRGVRAALAYNLKAAEFSRRHNDANVLVLGASFVTGDTAKKIVDAWLNTEFEGGRHSRRVRQISAIEKKIDRRVE